The sequence below is a genomic window from Theobroma cacao cultivar B97-61/B2 chromosome 6, Criollo_cocoa_genome_V2, whole genome shotgun sequence.
ATCGGGTTCGATCCCATACCTTTTAGGAAATTCCACAAAAATCCTCTTCACTTCTTCATAATCCTTCGATACAATCCCCGCCACAAGCAAAGCGTTTAAGGATTTCGCCGAACGGCATAACCCTTCATTATAAAACTCGTCGAAGGCCGTTAAGGCGTGGTTAAGCATCTTAGCTTGACCGTAGAGGATTAAAGAATGGGAAGCGAAACGCTCGTTTTGTAAGTCAGGGCGGGAACGGAGCTCGTGGAGGAAAGTGTCGATGGATTGGAAATGCTTGCCTTCGGAGAGCTTGGAGATTGCTACGGAGAAAGTGATTCGGTCGAGGTGGGAGGCTGGCGTGAGGGAGGCGGCGCGGCATATTTCAAGGATACGGTCTGGGTTTTGCTCGGATTTAAGGAGAGAAAGGGCGGCGCGTGTTTTTTGGTGGGAGGTTAGAGGGGTGGAGGAGTCTGGGGAGAGGATCGAGAAGTGACGGAGGCGCAAAGTTGCGGCGGTTGTTGATGCACGGACGCGGGAGAGTAAAGCCATTTTTTTGGAGGTGATTCGGAGGTAGTGTAGGGTTTTGGGGTTTTTCTAGTTGGAGATCAGTGAGCGGAGTGCTGCCGTGGCGGGCAGGTAAAAAAAAAGCGGGGATCCGAATCGAACCGGGGATTTGAACCCGACGTGAATCGAACACGCAACCTTCTGATCTGGAGTCAGACGCGCTACCATTGCGCCACGGATCCGATATGAGGCTTCCATCTAAAAATacataattgaaaataaacttAATGGGCCATCTAGTGGCCcacaacttttttttatctactCGATACTGGATTTTATTATCTATTCAAATTCATGACGTCCTCGTTGCGGATCAAGTCACCCTACCGATTTCCATTCATTGAAGCGCTTATAGTGAAATCGAAGTTGAGTCTAAATTGACTCTAATATCACTTTATCGtaaatttattactttttttttttaattaacttaataaattatgcaACTCGCATccgaatatttaatttattaattagtatatagttttttatctaaaaagtaaaatttaaatctcCATTCtctcaattattaaaaataaaaaaaattatacaaccCATATTTATAAGCACAAAGCTCATCTCTTATCAAACATTTTTAGaagcataaaataaatttttacattCCCCAATCCTTATTAACAAATTGTAGCTCACAATTTAAATGacgaaaagaaaaactaattgTTCTTCCAAACTTCCAAAAGTTGAATTTACTAAAAGTACTTTGTGCCTAATTTAACTTCCACATTTCTTCCATTAACTAAATTAGAAAACACATGCCACTCCTATCCACACAAAAACAAGTCAAAAAACTACACCATACATTGAACTATCCATAACACTATACGACAACTATATTTATTAACaacattaatatttcaaattaaaaaagcaTTCTTACACTATTTTTATTCCATATCATATCGATGTTATGCTGGAAGATAAGACTACGCTTtacttaattttatattagaCGTGTAATTTGTGGTATCAAATTAGCCATGTTTAGACGTAAACATCATGAAAGCAAAGGCTGCGGGCAAGGAACCAATTTGGCAAATTGTAAGAGTTGACATCAATTATTTAACTTTAACCAGACTAAATGAATATAGAAGCAACATTATTCTATCAAGAAATAAGAGGCAAGAAGGgggagaaaggaagaaggagaaaagcaTTAATTGAAcaaccatggaaaattttggaatgTCTACTTTTTGGTCCTTGTATTGCATGAAAATGACACGTAATGTCACAAGGCTgttattatttcttcaaaagaataaattgaTAGATATGCGatatttacatttattttttttgaagtgtTTGACGTGACATTTTACCTTACTTGATTCTAAAACATTCTCGTCGTTGTTAACCATCATACTTGCCTTTTCTTTAAAGGTTCTTAAGATGAATCGAGTTTAAATTGAATTCAGTTTGAAATCACTTTATCACAAGtaattcatttttctcaaaaaattaaCTTGATTGAGAGTGCAGTGTTCACATTGTTTGATGTGAGATTAAAGTGCCTTATTTACTCTTTTTGAAATGTTTGACATGAAATTAATTCTAATAATACAATATGAGGAGTTTACACTAATTATTTAAtagcaaaattttgaaaatatattattaattaagatataaaaaaagtactttttaaaaactttgaatGGAGAGATTTTCAAATGCactttcataaaattttagtttaataaaatatttaaaatattaaaagttaaagttaaaaaaattacattgtgaaaaaaaattaaatttagatGTTATTTATAAGatgaaggaaataataattaataggaaaaaatcattaaaaaataaaaagtttgaatttataattattgagtCATATGAGACAATATTTAAACAATCATAATGTAGCTTTTTTTGcttaataatttgaattggAAATGGGGCcctaaataattaaacaattgatacaaaaaattgagaagaggaaaaatcaaaaagaaacACCGCCAAAACCGGCCATGGGCCCTTGGGCCAGGGACACGAAGAAACTTCGCGTCAACGTCCTGTTAAATTAGTACTCCCTCCCTCACCTCTTCCCATCATTGTGGGGCCCCAGTCGGAATCTCATGAGAGCATATCTTCATCTGCGACACGTGATCCTCTTACTCACTCAATCCccaaccccccccccccgTTTTAAAATTACACAACGTAACACACTTCGGTCGTGTTATaattatatgatatatataagataaataaataaataaaatatgcatgtttttattattttattttaataaaaatgattttctttaataacgtcatgaaaaattataaggCTTGTCTAAATTCTGCTTATCAATAAATAAACGTATAAAGtataatcataattaaaatgatattgatattattttataaaataagattttattttgttcataacATGTTCGTATTATTATCTAATGGTTGAGTTTCGTtagaatatatttttttttaatttatgacaCGTGGggaaaataaaattgagaaatcgaatattattaaaaaaatggtaAATTCCACTTATTTTCGCGATTTCGTTTTTTCATACATGacattttatgattttttttcaataaatataacatgaatatttttttattaaaaattataaaaatatctttaaaaataaataaatagactGACTTTAGATTATAATTGagtaaaattaataatttaatttttatgagaaTGAAAATTATCCATGAAAtgttaattgagaaaaaagatacttatggaaaaaaattaaatcaagaaGGTTCTtaataaatttactttaaaaaattaaaagaaagggGGCAAAATGGCAAATAGCAACCACCACGTTCGTAGATGAACTCGTAGAAGCTTAGGTGAGACCCGGGTAGAGAGAGCGACCAAAAGGTGAAGGAAAAGCCTCACAACTTCATCAACGGAAATTAGTTATCAGCTCCAGCTCTTTGGGCTGACCGGTAGacttaaaataatctaaaatttaaaattcttttctctctcttcgtCTCTCTCACAGTTGTCTCCCTTCGTTTCTCGGCTTctaagttttcttttctctttctgctctttttttttttttgggggtttttttccttttctgttTGGCTGTGGGGGATTTTGACTTTCCCGGGAAAGCTCGGGAAAAATAAGAGGAATGGTTAGAATGAGGAGCATACCACTGAGCTTAGCGCCTATGGAGCTTCCAGCTATGGTGTCCGATTGGTGGGACGAGATCAATGAGTCGACTCAGTGGCAGGATGGCATCTTCTACGCTCTCTGCGCCGCTTATGCCCTAGTGTCCTCCGTTGCTCTGGTCATCTCCTATCTTTCGTCTTTTGATTTTCAAGTTTATGtgctttttttgttttttaatttgatccactgttcgattttttttttttgcttggaTCAGTGCTAAGTAGAGGATTTGTTTCcagagttgatttttatttccattttttcattttactaGTTTTCAACCTTTTAGGAGTCAAATGACTCAGTTCGTTTAGATAGTGACATTGTGATAATTGTCATATTTATTTTCCCTCAGTTaacacatttatttcttttatttaagtaTTTGATGTGAAATTAAAGCTTATTAGATGTTAATTTCAGTGCAACTTTCATTATTCGTCGACAAATTTCTTCACGGTGTTAGGATCTTAGATTAGTTTGTATGTAATGGTTGGTGTTTGTAATGTGCAGATACAATTAATAAGGATTGAATTGAGAGTGCCCGAATATGGTTGGACTACACAGAAGGTTTTCCATCTTATGAACTTCATTGTTAATGGAGGTGATGTTCAAAGTCCTCAAAACATATGGAgtgtattttttgtttatgatgtTATTACGATTTAGGACATAAGTTCGATTACTTGATTGTGAGTTTTCTTGTGGTTGCAGTGCGTGCAATTGTGTTTGGATTTCACAAGCAAGTATTTGTATTGCATCCCAAGGTTAGTTTGCTATGGAATCAAGAGATTTTGGTTCATACACTAAAGTTCTTATTGTCTGACACAAAACTTGTGTTGGGTTTCGAATTCAAAAAgattacattttatatttaggcAAGCCAAGCAAATTTGTCTCATCTAGGTCCCTATTGTTTCAGTTTCTCAGACAAATTAAGGCTTTTTGGGTAGCACAAGGGAATTAAAGGAGAATGCTACTTTGagagaaaaatagagtacacaaCTAACAAGAGTTATGTTCTAATTGACACAAGGCTTTTATACTGACATGAGCCATTACTTATTGAACTAGGTACTCACACTTGTACTGTTGGATCTTCCGGGCCTTCTGTTTTTCTCCACGTACACATTACTTGTCCTGTTTTGGGCAGAGATTTATCATCAGGCAAGTGACTTTCTTAGTTGTTTTTTGTGAAATGATGTGTCAAATTTGGCTTGTCTTTGGTCAATTGACTTCAGTTACGAACTTGTGTGCTTGGTTCTTTCTTGTACTTCCATGAGGAACTATGACATTTTACCTTACTTATGAGCAGGCAAGAAGCTTACCAACGGATAAGCTCagaattttttatatgtcAATCAATGGTGTTATTTACTTTATACAGGTGCGCTCGAACTTGGATTCTCTTGTACTGTTTACTTTGCTTATTACCATCATTAATACCTGGTTAATCTCTGAAGGAAATTATTATATCTGTTTATTTATTACGCTCTCAAGTTTTTATCTCAAAGTTTCCTGCCAAAACTTGCTCTAAGACATCCTTGAGCTTCCATAGAAACCTTATGATATGTGTAAGTGAAGTTTACCAAAATGAAGTCTTGACATCAGGTCTGCATTTGGGTATACCTCTGGATAGATGACAACAGTGTGGTGGAATTCATTGGAAAAATCTTTATTGCAGGTAAGTGTAACAGTGAATCATCAAAACGAGTTTCACAAGGTTTATCTCTGCATATTAGTCTTTTTCTCAATAGAAGCTTTATGCAGGTTAaggtttatttcttttgttttaaccGTGCcacttattttgtttattgtttTCTCCAGTGGTGTCATTTATAGCTGCATTAGGATTCTTGTTGTATGGAGGAAGGTAATTGTTGTTTATTAACACAATATTTATGGCTATTGTGTTTCAAgtgttgaatttttaaagaTGCCCTAACGCTGCTCACTCAAGTCCTTACTGTTCTTGTTTATGCATTTTCTCCATGGAATTTCATGGGCAATACTTCCAGACTGTTTTTCATGCTAAGACGTTTCCCTATTGAATCaaaaggaagaaggaagaagctTCATGAGGTATTTTCCTTCCTATATAATTCACGTAgtaaataagaatttatttcttCTATAATTCCCCATAGCATAAGTTTAATGTGCTTTTCTATGTGCTAATTGCTTGGTTTTTAACTTGGCATAATTCTGGGGAAATTACTTTAAACAAATTTGGGCATGTTCAtgaatttattgaaatatGTTCTTGAATAGAGTACAGCAACACCATATAGCCGATTATATGCAGCTGGTAAAAGGGTCAGTTTGTTGTAGCACTTTCTCGGCATTAGTATTGTTGACTTGatgtcttcttttttttgtagGTTGGATCTGTTACAGCCATTTGTTTCACCTGCTTTCTTATTAGGTGCTTTGTggtaagtttttctttttggaccAAACTCTGTGGTAGGTTAATCATTCAGTATGTCTCTTCTATATAACTTATACAGCAGTGTCTCTCTGTTCTCAACAGATGACAatctatttgatttttatatccTGAGGCGAATTAATAATCTGAACACTTAAGTATGCATGAATTTAGACATGCTACATCCTTCATATGTGAGATAACCTCTGGGAGATTTAAGTTTATCtagtttttttaaagtaaaaaccCATAATTAGTTtagtcctttttttttttccttcctttgaATCATTAGGAAGCTTGAACTTTTCCTGgagtttttccttttcttgacATTCTAGCTAAAAGTGACTGGAAGAGGTGCACAGGAGTAGGTAGTTTTCCTCTGGCTAAATACTCCCAATATTATGTGAATAGCTGAATATAAGTGCAAAGTTAGCATTTTCCCATGGAGAGGGCTGGAGAGGGAGGCAAGTGGGTATGCTTCACCTGAGTTCTCTCTTCCTAGGTTTCCATCTTAGATGGTCTTATCAATAGAAATTGGTCATGAAGTAGAATGTTATGAGTAATTTCTGGCTCTTGTAAAATGGGTTATCAACAATGTTTGATGCGAATATTTGACCCAAACAATTTGAGCTTGACAACAGTTGAACAACTCAACTCTTTTTATCAACTGTTTAGAAATAATATTTGACCCAAACAATTTGGCTCTCATTTCCCTATGTGCAGGTGGTTTTATCTGCTTTTGATTCAGATGCATCACTTGATGTTTTGGACCATCCAGTTTTGAACTTGATCTATTACATGGTATTCTACCAATTCTTTCGATTTGTTTCCACCTATTTCTCACTTTTATTTTCCTAAGCATGTAATTTCCATTGATCAAATTACAGGTGGTTGAGATCCTACCGTCAGCTCTAGTCTTGTACATCCTGCGTAAGTTGCCTCCAAAGAGAATATCTGCCCAATATCACCCCATCCGTTAGCCAGAATGCTTCTTTGTTCGTAGGATTAATTTTTCCCCTAGAAAAAAGGTTTTGGCATGGCTCGGAGGGTTAGTTACTGTCGGCGTTGAGTGAGAAGCGGAGCCAGAGAACAATCCAGAAATAGAACTGGAATGGCTCATGGTGCCGGCAAAATCTTTTACATGTATATTACATAGATATTTGCAGCTTTGTTAAGGGAGATCATTGAATTGATTTCTTCATGGGTTATGTGATCAAAGAGTTGGTTAATTGACACTCTTTTGGCATTATTTGTCGAcaattggaagaaaatttttttcttgtaggTTCAATCAGCAATGCAGTAGTTGTTGCATCTGTTTGTGCTTAGAGATTGAACTTTATGGTTTGTTATAAAGACTTGCTCGAAATgatattagtttaattttttttttctcttcaattggCTGCCATTATGTTTTTATGTCTTGTAGCTGCATTTTTAGGCATTTACGCTAATACTTGGTGGAAAAAACACGAGGAGCAAGGTTTTATGAGTGTGTTGTTCATTTTGATTCATTAAATTTCACTATTTTATCTTCAAAAAAATGCCTCGtagatgaaaaatgatatgaacagttaaatattcaaatttcattttaatatataattaatatgaaattcatAACTCCTCTCTGAAACCGTGACACCAGGAATGGG
It includes:
- the LOC18597126 gene encoding tobamovirus multiplication protein 1, with translation MVRMRSIPLSLAPMELPAMVSDWWDEINESTQWQDGIFYALCAAYALVSSVALIQLIRIELRVPEYGWTTQKVFHLMNFIVNGVRAIVFGFHKQVFVLHPKVLTLVLLDLPGLLFFSTYTLLVLFWAEIYHQARSLPTDKLRIFYMSINGVIYFIQVCIWVYLWIDDNSVVEFIGKIFIAVVSFIAALGFLLYGGRLFFMLRRFPIESKGRRKKLHEVGSVTAICFTCFLIRCFVVVLSAFDSDASLDVLDHPVLNLIYYMVVEILPSALVLYILRKLPPKRISAQYHPIR